The following are from one region of the Gloeomargarita lithophora Alchichica-D10 genome:
- the rpsH gene encoding 30S ribosomal protein S8 yields the protein MVNDTIADMLTRIRNAGLAHHPTTQVPATRMTRSIAQVLKSEGFILDYTEQGEGVHRFLVITLKYAGRQRQPVIRTLRRVSRPGLRVYANHRQLPKVLGGIGIAVISTSRGIMTDREARKSGIGGEVLCYVW from the coding sequence ATGGTTAACGACACCATTGCCGATATGCTCACCCGCATCCGCAACGCCGGTTTGGCGCACCACCCCACCACCCAGGTGCCCGCCACCCGCATGACCCGCAGTATCGCCCAGGTGCTCAAGTCCGAGGGGTTTATCCTGGACTACACCGAGCAGGGGGAGGGGGTACACCGCTTTTTGGTGATCACCCTCAAGTATGCCGGTCGCCAACGCCAACCGGTGATTCGCACCCTGCGGCGGGTCAGCCGTCCGGGTTTGCGGGTCTATGCCAACCACCGGCAATTACCCAAGGTATTGGGGGGGATTGGCATCGCCGTGATTTCCACCTCCCGCGGCATTATGACCGACCGGGAAGCCCGCAAAAGCGGCATCGGTGGGGAAGTTCTTTGTTATGTCTGGTAG
- the rplO gene encoding 50S ribosomal protein L15, translating into MDLHDLQPQPGSQHRRRRIGRGISAGQGASGGFGMRGQKSRSGRPTRPGFEGGQNPLYRRVPKLHGFPVVNPKIYTVINVGQLADWDGAQPITLEALRAAGWVKQPPGALKILGKGEIDRPITVVAAAFSASARTKIEAAGGTCQALTAPAP; encoded by the coding sequence ATGGACTTACACGATTTACAACCCCAACCCGGTTCCCAGCACCGGCGGCGGCGGATTGGCCGGGGCATCAGTGCGGGGCAAGGAGCCAGCGGCGGCTTTGGGATGCGGGGGCAAAAATCCCGCTCCGGTCGCCCCACCCGTCCGGGCTTTGAAGGGGGGCAAAACCCCTTGTACCGGCGAGTGCCCAAACTGCACGGCTTCCCGGTGGTCAACCCCAAAATTTACACGGTGATCAATGTGGGGCAGTTGGCGGACTGGGACGGGGCGCAACCCATTACCCTCGAAGCCTTGCGGGCGGCGGGCTGGGTCAAACAACCGCCGGGGGCGTTGAAAATTTTGGGCAAAGGGGAGATTGACCGTCCAATTACCGTAGTGGCGGCGGCGTTTAGTGCCTCGGCACGCACCAAAATTGAAGCCGCCGGGGGCACCTGTCAAGCATTAACCGCCCCTGCCCCCTAA
- a CDS encoding 2Fe-2S iron-sulfur cluster-binding protein: protein MVTATTASICFQKEGKEVIVANGANLRQQAVANRIDLYTFGGKLMNCGGVGQCATCVVEILDGMTNLSAPTEFEQKKLRKKPQCRLACQTLVYGPVTVKTKP from the coding sequence ATGGTGACCGCAACTACCGCCAGCATTTGTTTCCAAAAAGAAGGGAAAGAGGTAATTGTCGCCAACGGTGCCAATCTGCGGCAACAGGCGGTGGCCAACCGCATTGACCTATACACCTTTGGCGGCAAACTAATGAACTGTGGTGGGGTCGGCCAGTGCGCCACCTGTGTTGTAGAAATCCTGGACGGGATGACAAATCTATCCGCCCCAACCGAGTTTGAGCAGAAAAAACTCCGCAAAAAGCCCCAGTGTCGGTTGGCCTGCCAGACCCTGGTGTACGGCCCGGTGACGGTCAAAACCAAACCCTAG
- the psbM gene encoding photosystem II reaction center protein PsbM has translation MEVNILALIGTALLVLIPTAFLIILYVQTASRGEGQR, from the coding sequence ATGGAAGTGAATATCCTGGCTTTAATTGGGACTGCCCTGCTGGTCTTGATCCCCACCGCTTTCTTAATCATTCTTTACGTCCAAACCGCCAGCCGGGGGGAAGGGCAACGCTAG
- the rplE gene encoding 50S ribosomal protein L5 produces the protein MAQRLKTQYQETIIPRLMQEFSYTNPHQVPKVVKVNVNRGLGEASQNAKALESSLQEINLITGQKAVVTRAKQAIAGFKIREGMPVGMMVTLRGDRMYSFLERLIHLALPRIRDFRGINPKSFDGRGNYSLGLKEQLIFPEIEYDKIDKIRGMDIAIITTARNDREGLALLKALGMPFREN, from the coding sequence ATGGCCCAGCGACTCAAAACCCAGTACCAGGAAACCATCATCCCCCGTCTGATGCAGGAATTTAGCTATACCAACCCGCATCAGGTGCCCAAGGTGGTGAAAGTCAATGTCAACCGGGGTTTAGGGGAAGCGTCCCAAAACGCCAAAGCCCTGGAATCCTCCCTCCAGGAGATTAACCTGATCACGGGGCAAAAGGCGGTGGTCACCCGGGCGAAACAGGCCATTGCCGGGTTCAAAATCCGCGAGGGGATGCCGGTGGGGATGATGGTCACCCTGCGGGGCGACCGGATGTACAGTTTCCTGGAACGGCTCATCCATCTGGCACTGCCCCGGATTCGTGACTTTCGGGGGATCAATCCCAAGAGCTTTGACGGGCGGGGGAATTACAGTTTGGGGTTGAAAGAACAATTGATTTTTCCAGAGATTGAATATGACAAAATTGACAAAATTCGGGGGATGGACATCGCCATCATCACCACCGCCCGCAATGACCGGGAGGGTTTGGCCTTGCTCAAAGCCCTGGGTATGCCGTTTCGGGAGAACTAA
- the rpsE gene encoding 30S ribosomal protein S5: MAKERRSKAARTPEKDPEWQERVVQTRRVTKVVKGGKKLSFRAIVIVGNEKGQVGVGVGKANDVSGAVRKGVADGKKHLVTVPLTRASSIPHPTRAVSGAASVMMRPAAPGTGVIAGGAVRTVLELAGVKNILAKQLGSSSPLNNARAAIAALTSLRTLSQVAQERDIPLEQLYG, from the coding sequence ATGGCCAAAGAACGTCGCAGTAAAGCCGCCCGTACCCCCGAAAAAGACCCGGAATGGCAAGAGCGGGTCGTGCAAACCCGCCGGGTGACCAAGGTGGTCAAGGGGGGCAAAAAACTCAGCTTCCGGGCCATCGTCATCGTCGGCAATGAAAAAGGCCAGGTCGGGGTCGGGGTGGGCAAAGCCAACGATGTCAGCGGTGCCGTCCGCAAGGGCGTGGCCGATGGTAAAAAACACCTGGTCACCGTGCCCCTGACTCGCGCCAGTTCCATCCCCCACCCCACCCGTGCCGTCTCCGGGGCGGCCAGTGTGATGATGCGGCCAGCGGCACCCGGTACCGGGGTGATCGCCGGGGGAGCCGTGCGTACCGTGTTGGAATTGGCCGGGGTGAAAAATATCCTCGCCAAGCAGTTGGGTTCCAGTAGCCCTTTGAACAACGCCCGTGCCGCCATTGCCGCCCTCACCAGCCTGCGGACATTATCCCAGGTAGCCCAGGAGCGGGACATTCCCCTGGAGCAACTTTACGGTTAA
- a CDS encoding DUF29 domain-containing protein, whose amino-acid sequence MNPDTPSLYNQDFLMWTEQQAHLLESHCWHKLDIANLTEEILALGKQQRQEFRNRLAVLLTHLLKGQYQPHRRGQSWILTIKEQRLQVDELLQDNPSLNADIEALQAASYRLAILRAAQETKLDENQFPVNCPYTFAQIMSANFWPENPNPEQAPPEAQ is encoded by the coding sequence ATGAACCCAGATACTCCATCGTTGTACAACCAAGATTTTCTGATGTGGACAGAGCAACAAGCCCACTTGCTGGAGTCCCACTGTTGGCACAAACTGGATATTGCCAATCTGACTGAGGAGATATTGGCCTTGGGGAAACAGCAACGGCAGGAGTTTCGTAATCGTCTGGCGGTGCTTCTGACCCATTTACTCAAAGGGCAATATCAACCCCATCGAAGAGGACAAAGTTGGATTTTGACCATCAAAGAACAACGACTCCAGGTGGATGAACTACTACAGGACAACCCCAGCCTGAACGCAGACATCGAGGCATTGCAGGCGGCAAGCTATCGGTTGGCCATCTTGCGAGCGGCGCAGGAAACAAAACTCGATGAAAACCAATTTCCTGTTAATTGTCCCTACACATTTGCCCAAATCATGTCTGCCAACTTTTGGCCGGAAAATCCTAATCCTGAGCAAGCTCCCCCGGAGGCTCAATGA
- the rplF gene encoding 50S ribosomal protein L6 yields MSRIGKRPIPLPAKVSVTLDGQRVQVKGPKGELQREFPAGVVIQQQENVLLVSRANDSRQNRQLHGLCRTLMANMVEGVAKEFERKLEIQGVGYRAQMSGTKLVLTVGYSHPVEFTPPAGITLSVEDATGKSVNQGTLVVVRGIDKEQVGNLAARIRFVRPPEPYKGKGIRYVGEVVRRKEGKTTGKKK; encoded by the coding sequence ATGTCCCGGATTGGTAAACGACCGATTCCTTTGCCCGCCAAGGTCAGCGTCACCCTCGACGGCCAGCGGGTGCAGGTGAAAGGCCCCAAGGGAGAACTCCAACGGGAATTTCCTGCGGGGGTGGTGATTCAGCAACAGGAAAACGTTTTGCTCGTCAGCCGGGCGAACGATTCCCGCCAAAACCGCCAACTCCACGGCCTTTGCCGCACCCTGATGGCCAATATGGTCGAGGGGGTGGCCAAAGAATTTGAGCGCAAACTGGAAATCCAAGGGGTGGGCTACCGGGCGCAGATGTCCGGCACTAAGCTAGTCCTCACCGTGGGCTACAGCCACCCGGTGGAATTTACCCCACCCGCAGGGATCACCCTCAGCGTTGAAGATGCCACCGGCAAAAGCGTCAACCAGGGCACCCTGGTGGTGGTGCGGGGGATTGACAAGGAGCAGGTGGGGAATTTAGCCGCCCGGATTCGCTTTGTGCGTCCCCCCGAACCCTACAAGGGCAAAGGAATTCGCTACGTGGGCGAAGTGGTGCGGCGCAAGGAAGGCAAAACCACTGGTAAGAAGAAATAA
- the rplR gene encoding 50S ribosomal protein L18, translating into MKLTRTEAIQRRHRRIRQRVVGTPERPRLAVFRSHQHIYAQVIDDSQHHTLVAAASVEPSLRQELENNGGTCTASTKVGQLIAERALAQGIQQVVFDRGGNLYHGRVKALAEAARAAGLEF; encoded by the coding sequence ATGAAACTCACCCGTACCGAAGCCATCCAACGCCGTCACCGCCGCATCCGCCAACGGGTGGTGGGCACCCCAGAGCGTCCCCGCTTGGCGGTATTTCGTTCCCACCAACACATTTACGCCCAGGTAATTGACGATAGCCAGCACCATACCCTCGTGGCGGCGGCCTCGGTGGAACCCAGCCTGCGCCAAGAACTAGAAAATAATGGCGGCACCTGCACCGCATCCACCAAAGTCGGCCAGTTGATCGCCGAACGTGCCCTCGCCCAGGGGATTCAACAGGTGGTCTTTGACCGGGGGGGCAACCTCTACCACGGGCGAGTCAAAGCCCTGGCCGAAGCCGCCCGTGCCGCCGGATTAGAATTTTAA
- a CDS encoding PAP/fibrillin family protein: MQEKLKLLKAVAVTNRGLLTSPRVQAELDQLIRQLEAHNPTLNPAQAPELLGGCWQLLYTTSVDVLGLGRVPGVTLGQVYQIIQAEKGRVYNLAEAQGIPFLEGLLGVQARFEVVNPSRVMIYFEQSLLALQKLVDYQNPSQWLERLEQEEPLPLIQIPLDSSRAQGWLDMTYLDIDLRISRGDKGNVFVLARV, encoded by the coding sequence ATGCAAGAAAAGCTCAAATTACTCAAGGCGGTGGCGGTGACCAATCGGGGTTTATTAACCTCCCCGCGGGTGCAGGCGGAACTAGACCAACTGATACGACAACTGGAAGCGCATAATCCCACGCTGAATCCTGCCCAAGCCCCGGAATTGCTGGGTGGTTGCTGGCAATTGCTCTACACTACTAGCGTGGATGTGCTGGGGTTGGGGCGGGTGCCGGGGGTGACCCTGGGGCAGGTTTACCAAATAATTCAAGCGGAAAAAGGCCGGGTTTACAATTTGGCCGAAGCCCAGGGGATACCCTTTTTGGAAGGTTTGCTGGGGGTGCAAGCCCGTTTTGAGGTGGTCAATCCCAGCCGGGTAATGATTTATTTTGAACAAAGTCTGTTGGCTCTCCAAAAACTGGTGGATTACCAAAACCCCAGCCAATGGTTGGAGCGGCTGGAGCAGGAAGAACCTTTGCCCCTGATCCAAATTCCCTTGGATAGTAGCCGTGCCCAGGGCTGGCTGGACATGACCTACCTGGACATTGACCTGCGGATCAGCCGGGGCGACAAGGGCAATGTCTTTGTCCTGGCACGGGTGTAA